Sequence from the Streptomyces sp. R33 genome:
GAACCGGGAGGGGATGCTCCGCCACAGCGCCTCGACGAAGCTGACGCTTCGTCAATGAGAATGCGGCCACAAGGTGGCAGGCTCATGACGAGCCGGGCGGCATGGCGTGAATATTACCGCCCCTCAAGGCTTGATCCTGACGTTCCGCTTGCCCCTTCCGGCCACACAAGACCGCACGTGGCGTGCTTAGTTGAGCACGCAACGAACAATTCCGCTCGGTCTCGGCCACACCTCCGCGCGAGCCCATTACGGACGCAGGAACACCCCTGCCCGGTTCCCGCCGACGGTCACCGGGCCGTACGGGCGGCCGTGCGACGAAGGCCTCACCCACAGAGCCCCGACAGGGCTGGTCCGCGACGCTACCGGGCGGTAGCGTCGCGGCATGTTCGCTGCCTACGCCGCCCGAATCGACCGTGACCAGCCGCTGAGCGGCCTCGTGCTGGGCGAGCGCCCGGCCCCCGAGGCACGCCCCGGCTGGGTGACCGTGAACGTCAAGGCCGCCTCCCTCAACCACCACGACCTGTGGTCGCTGCGCGGGGTCGGCCTCGGCGAGGACAAACTCCCGATGATCCTCGGCTGCGACGCCGCCGGCATCGACCAGGACGGCAACGAGGTCGTCCTGCACTCCGTGATCGGCCAGACCGGCCACGGGGTCGGCCCCGACGAGCCGCGCTCGATCCTGACCGAGCGCTACCAGGGCACGTTCGCGGAGCAGGTGACCGTCCCCGCCTGGAACGTGCTGCGCAAACCCGCCGAGCTGTCGTTCGAGGAGGCCGCGTGCCTGCCGACGGCATGGCTGACGGCGTACCGGATGCTGTTCACGAACGCGGGCGTGCGCCCCGGCGACTCGGTACTGGTGCAGGGCGCGGGCGGCGGAGTCGCGACGGCCGCGATCGTCCTCGGCAAGGCCGCCGGACTGCGGGTCTTCGCCACCAGCCGGGACGAGGCCAAGCGCAAGCGGGCGGTGGAGCTCGGCGCGGTGGAGGCGTACGAGCCGGGAGCGCGGCTGCCGCAGCGGGTGGACGCGGTGATCGAGACCGTCGGAGCGGCCACCTGGTCGCACTCGGTCAAGTCGCTGCGCCCGGGCGGCACCCTGGTGATCTCGGGCGCCACGAGCGGGGACCGCCCGGCGCACGCCGAGCTGACCCGGATCTTCTTCCTGGAGCTCAAAGTGGTCGGCTCGACGATGGGGTCGAAGGACGAGCTGGAGGACCTCCTCGCCTTCTGCGCGGCGACCGGGGTGCGTCCGGTGATCGACGAGGTCCTGCCGCTCGACCGGGCGCGGGAGGGCTTCGAGAAGCTGGAGGCCGGCGACCTGTTCGGGAAGATCGTCCTGACGGTGTAGGCGCCGGTTCGTCAACACCGGTTGACGCCGTCATGCCTGTCAACTTACGTTGCCAGGCATGACGGAAGCGACCGATCTCGCCGAGCGGGCCGGGGACCGCGACCCGCGCGTGGGTCTGCGTGCCGTGGCCGCGCTCCGGAGGCTGCTGGAGCAGCTGGAGGCCGTACAGGTGCGCAGCGCCCGTGCGCAGGGGTGGTCCTGGCAGGAGATCGCGGCCGAGCTGGGCGTCAGCCGGCAGGCCGTGCACAAGAAGCACGGGAGGGTCTGACCTTCGAACGCTCCACGCAGGACGCGGACGGCTTCGCGACCTATCGCGACGGCCGGAGCGCCTGCGCGAGGCGGTCCGCCGCCGCCGCGAGGTGGGCGCGGGCCTCGGCCAGCTTGGCCGGGGTCACCCCGTGGTCGCGGGCCGCGTCGCGGACGTCGTCGCGGAAGCGGTCCAGCAGGCGGTCCAGGTCGCGGGCCGGGTCGCCAGTGGGGGCGAGGTCCTCGGCCCAGTGCGGGTCCGCAGCCGCGGCGCCGGCCGTACCAGCACCCGTACCGGCACCCGTGCCCGGACCGGCCCCCGTACCGGCACCGGCACCGCTCGTGCTGCTCGTACTGCCCGCGCCGCCGCCGAGCCAGGAACCGGCCAGATTGCCCAGCACCCCGCCCGACTTCGCGAACTGCTCCTGCAGCTGGCCCGCGATCCGCATGACCTCCTCGCGCGCCCGCTCCTGCGCCTCCCTGGCCTGGCGGCGGGCCTGCTGGGCCTCCTCGCGGGCCCGGCGGCTCTCGTCCTTCGCCCGGCGGGCCTGCTCCTTCCACTCCTGTTTGGCCTTGCGCAGCTCCTCCTTGGCCGCCGCCCAGGACGCGTCCTCGACCGGGGTCGCCGTCGCGGAGGCCGCGGCCCGCATCTCGCGCCGCAGGGCACCGGCCGCGCCGCGCACGTCGTCGCGGATCTCGGCGGCCAGCTCGGAGACCGAGTCGCGGATCTCCAGCTCCAGGTCGGCGAGTTCACCGCCGCGGTCGGCCAGCTCGGCGCGGCCCGCGTCGGTGATGGAGTACACCTTGCGCCCGCCTTCGGTGGCGTGCGTGACCAGGCCCTCGGCCTCCAGCTTGGCCAGCCGGGGGTACACCGTGCCCGCGGAGGGCGCGTACAGGCCCTGGAAGCGCTCCTCCAGCAGCCGGATCACCTCGTAGCCGTGCCGCGGGGCCTCGTCCAGCAGCTTGAGCAGGTAGAGGCGGAGGCGGCCGTGGGCGAAGACGGGCGGCATGTCAGAGCACCTTCTTGTCGAGCACGAGGGGTGCGGCCGGGGCGTCGGCGGCCGGGCGGCGCAGCAGGGCGATGGAGCCCGAGACGGTGGTGGCCCGCAGGGTGCCGGTACCGGCGCCGA
This genomic interval carries:
- a CDS encoding quinone oxidoreductase, with protein sequence MFAAYAARIDRDQPLSGLVLGERPAPEARPGWVTVNVKAASLNHHDLWSLRGVGLGEDKLPMILGCDAAGIDQDGNEVVLHSVIGQTGHGVGPDEPRSILTERYQGTFAEQVTVPAWNVLRKPAELSFEEAACLPTAWLTAYRMLFTNAGVRPGDSVLVQGAGGGVATAAIVLGKAAGLRVFATSRDEAKRKRAVELGAVEAYEPGARLPQRVDAVIETVGAATWSHSVKSLRPGGTLVISGATSGDRPAHAELTRIFFLELKVVGSTMGSKDELEDLLAFCAATGVRPVIDEVLPLDRAREGFEKLEAGDLFGKIVLTV
- a CDS encoding helix-turn-helix domain-containing protein → MTEATDLAERAGDRDPRVGLRAVAALRRLLEQLEAVQVRSARAQGWSWQEIAAELGVSRQAVHKKHGRV
- a CDS encoding helix-turn-helix transcriptional regulator; protein product: MPPVFAHGRLRLYLLKLLDEAPRHGYEVIRLLEERFQGLYAPSAGTVYPRLAKLEAEGLVTHATEGGRKVYSITDAGRAELADRGGELADLELEIRDSVSELAAEIRDDVRGAAGALRREMRAAASATATPVEDASWAAAKEELRKAKQEWKEQARRAKDESRRAREEAQQARRQAREAQERAREEVMRIAGQLQEQFAKSGGVLGNLAGSWLGGGAGSTSSTSGAGAGTGAGPGTGAGTGAGTAGAAAADPHWAEDLAPTGDPARDLDRLLDRFRDDVRDAARDHGVTPAKLAEARAHLAAAADRLAQALRPSR